Below is a window of Rhodopseudomonas sp. P2A-2r DNA.
GAGTTGGTTGGATGGAAACGCGGGCGAACTACGTCCTGATCGGCACGTTCACGCTGGCGGTGATCGCGGCGGCGTTCGGCTTTGTGCTCTGGTTCCAGAACCTGCACAGCACCAAGCTGCGCAGCCCGCTGCGCATCGTGTTCGAGGGCCCCGCATCCGGTTTGCGCAACGGCGGCAATGTCAACTTCAATGGTATCAGGGTCGGTGAAGTCATCTCGGTGAAGATCGACAATCCGCGACGCGTGGTCGCACTGGCGATGGTCGAGAACAACGCGCCGATCCGCAAGGACACGCTGGTCGGCCTCGAGTTCCAGGGCCTCACCGGGGTCTCGGCAATCTCGCTGAAGGGCGGCGACGAAGCCGCGCCCGCCGTGCCGCTCGACCAGGACGGCGTGCCGACGCTCACCGCGGACCCCAATGCGGTGCAGGACATTTCCGAAGCGATCAAGGCGACGCTGCAGAACGTCAATCGCATCGTCTCCGAGAATCAGGAGTCGGTGAAGAATTCGCTGCGCAATGTCGAGACCTTCACGGCAACGCTGGCGAAGAACTCCGAAGTGATCGACGGCATCATGCTGAAGATCGACAGCGTGATGGGCAAGACCGACGGCATCATGAGCAAGGCCGACGGCGTGGTGGCGCGCACCGACAATATCCTGCTCGGCCTCGATGCGCTGGCCGGCGGCAAGGACGGCGGCGAACTCACGCTGGCGGTGAAGTCGTTCCATGAGCTCACCGAGAACCTCGACAAGCGGTCGGGCGCGCTGATGGCCGATGGGCGCCGCACGCTGGCAGACATCAGCCGCGCCGTGAACAATCTCGACCGCAATCCGACCCGTCTGTTGTTCGGGGCGAGCACCGGCAGCACCAACGCCCCGGCGCAAGCACCGCCGCCGGGCCCTGCAGCGGCTCCGGCCGGACGAAAGCGACAGTAGCCGCCGCGTTCATCCGCCAGGACATCACGATCGAGGCCCGCCATGGAGCGCCACACCCTGAGCAACGGCCGCATCACCGCGACCGTCAAGGCCGATGGTGCCGAACTGTGCTCGCTCCAGGACGCCGCCGGGCAGCAACTGCTGTGGCAGGCGGGCGCGGTTTGGCCGCGCCATGCGCCGATCCTGTTTCCGATCGTCGGCCGGCTGAAGGGTGACTTGCTGCGTCATCGCGGCAAGGCCTATCCGATGACGCAGCACGGATCTCGCGCGTGACCTTCGCTTCGCGTGGACGGCGCACGACGCGCAGTCCTGTTCGCTGGAGCTGCGAGACAGCGCCGCGACGCGCGAGAAGTTTCCATTCGCATTCCGGCTGCTGGTCACCTATGCGGTGCATGACGACCAACTGGTCATCACCTATGAGGTCAGCAATACAGGCGACGAGATGATGCCGGCCTCGATCGGCGCACATCCCGCCTTCGCCTGGCCGCTGCCCGGCGCCGAGGACAAGGCATCGCACACCCTCGTGTTCTCCGACGCCGAACCGGCGCCGGTGCGGCGTCTCGACGGCGGGCTGTTGCGCGCGCAATCGCAGCCGTCGCCGGTGGAGGGCGGTGCGCTGGCGCTGTCGGAAGAGCTGTTCGCCGACGATGCCATTGTCATCGACCAGCTCGCCAGCACGTCGTTGCGCTACATGGCGCCGGGCGCGCCGACCATCGATTTTTCCTGGCAGGGCTTTCACCAGCTCGGCCTGTGGTCGAAACCGGGCGCGGCGTTCCTGTGCATCGAGCCGTGGCTCGGTTATGCCAGCCCGGCAGATTTCGACGGCGAGTTTTCCCGCAAGCCCGGTGTCATCCACATCGCGATCGGCGAAACCCGGTACTTCGTGCAGCGCATCGGCGTGTCGTAACAGGCGCGCTTCGTTTCGCCCGCGTTGTTCTACGCCGCGCCGAACATCTCGTATTGCGAACACCGGCTCTGCTGCAGCCGGTGCCGTCATGTCGTCAGCGGGCTGCGCTGCGACCTGGCGCGGCAGCAGGCGAGGTCGCCGCACCTTCGAGGTTTCGATAGAGCAGGTTGGCGCGCAGCAGGTGATCCCGCATGGCCTGTTCCGCGCCGGCGGCGTCGTGTTCGGCGATGGCTTCCACAATGCGCTCGTGCTCGGCGAGGGTCAGATTTTCGACGCCCGGTGCGCGCACGATCGAGTGATAGTATTCGCTGGCCCATTTCAGCAGGGCTTCGACGATGACGGGAAATATCGGGTTGCCGCTGATCGCTGCGATCTCCCGGTGGAAGGCCATGTCGCGCGCCAGAAAGATCTCCGGCTCCACCAGCGCCGCGCGGTGTTCGGCGAGTTGCACCCGCAGCCGCGCCACGTCGTCGGCGGTCGCACGCCGGGCTGCGATGTTGGCCAGGCCAGCCTCGAGGAAGACGCGGGCCTCCTTCATATGCTCCAGCGTTCCCGGCTGCGTGCGCAGCAGATGCTGGGCGCCACTCGCGATCTGCTCGATCAGCAATTGGGCGGTAGGCACCGCTACCCGCGCTCGCTCCCCGTGCGTGATCTCTACAATCCCCGAACGCGCCAGGGTCTGCAGCGCCTCGCGCACGGCTGGCCGCCCCACACCGTAGAAGTCCATCAGCTCGCGTTCCGAAGGCAGATGGTCGCCCGGCGCCCATTCGCCACTGCGAATGCGCTGTGTCAGGCGGTCATGGACGTCCTGGTAGAGTTTTCGGCGCTGGATCGGTTGGCGGGTCATTATCTCAACATATCACATACTTGCCGCCGCCATGGCAGCCCTGCTGCTCGCCACAGGCGATCCACAGTCCTCTCCAACTTCGACTTGCGGGGCCAGTATTAGTGATATAGTGATCATACCACTTATGTAGTCATTATACCACTTTGGGCCAACGCATCCCTCTGCATGAAGGCGGTGCGAGGCCCGGGTTCCGACGCGGCTGTGCGCCGGCGATGTGCCGGCGCAGCTGCAGACGGAATGGGAAACGGGAGGAACACGAGATGAGCGTAGCGATCGCGCTGTTTGGCGCAGGCGGCAAGATGGGCATGCGCCTGTCCAAGAATCTGATCGGATCGCCGTTTACGGTGCGTCATGTCGAACCAGGCGAAGCGGGCCAGAAGCGCCTGAAGGACGAGTTGGGCATTGTCGCGGTGTCCGAAGATGCTGCGCTCGATGGCGCCAAGGTGGTCATCCTGGCCGTGCCGGACACCCTGATCGGCAAATTGTCGGCGGCCATCGCGCCGCGCCTGAAGCCGGGCACCATGGTCATGACGCTGGATGCCGCCGCGCCCTTCGCCGGCCATCTGCCGGATAACAAGGATCTGGTGTACTTCGTCACCCATCCCTGCCATCCCGATATCTTCAACGCCGAAGTTCATGGCCCCGGCGTGCCGGATTATTTCGGCGGCGTTCGCGCGCCGCAGTCCATCGTCAGCGCCCTGATGCAGGGGCCGGACGAGGCCTTCGAACTGGGCGAGGTGATCGCCAAGGTGATCTACCAGCCGATCGTTCGCTCCTATCGCGTCACCGTGGAGCAAATGGCCCTGCTGGAGCCCGGCCTTTCCGAAACCGTGTGCGCGACCTTGCTGGACGTGATGCGCGAGGCCATGGACGAGGTGGTTGCACGCGGCGTGCCCGCCGACTGTGCGCGGGATTTCCTGCTCGGCCACATGACGATCCTGGCGGCGGTGACCTTCAAGCAGATCAACGGCCAGTTCTCCGACGCCTGCAACAAGGCCATCACCTTCGGCAAGCCACGGCTGATGCGCGACGACTGGATCAAGGTGTTCGATCACGACGAGATCGCGGAAAGCATCCGTCGCATCACCTGACAACGATCAGGGCACGTGCGTCACAACGCACGCGCGTGCCCAAGCCAACCAAAACAAAACAACAAAACAAAATAGGGCCACCGGGGAAACCATGCCTGCAAATACAGCCGCCAGCGTCGAACAATCCGCAGTGCGCAAGATATCGCTGCGCGTCGTGCCGTTCATCGCGCTCATGTTCTTCATCAATTTTCTCGACCGGACCGCGATTTCCTTCGCCGGTCCCAACGGACTGACCAGAGATCTCGGCCTCACGGCCGCGCAATTCGGATTCGCCGCGGGCGTGTTTTTCGTCGGCTATATCCTCTTGGAGATTCCCAGCAACCTGGCGCTGCACAGGTTCGGCGCGCGGCGCTGGCTGGCCCGTATCATGGTGACCTGGGGCATCATCGCGCTGCTGTTTACCTGGGTCAGCAGCGCCGAGGGCCTCTATGCGCTGAGGTTTCTGCTCGGCGTTGCCGAAGCCGGGTTCTTTCCTGGCGCAATCCTTTATCTCAGCCTGTGCGTGCCGCAGCAGCATCGCAGCCGGATCCTGGCGTTGTTCTACATCGCCCAGCCCCTGACCACCGTGCTCGGTGCGCCGTTCGCTGGGCTGCTGTTGCAGGCTGACGGCGCCTTCGGCCTTGCCGGCTGGCGCATCATGTTCTTCGGCGTCGCTGTGCCGGCGATCGTCGTCGGCATCATCGCCTGGTATTATCTTGTCGATAAGCCCGCCGACGCGAAATGGCTGACGCCCGAGGAAAAAGCGTGGCTGACCCGTGCGCTCGAAAATGAGGAACGCGCCAAGAGCAACCCGCAGGGCGCCATGGTCGGTAGCGTGTTGCTGAACGGGCGCGTGTGGGCACTGGCGCTGGTGTACTTCGGTCTGGTCTACGGCCTCTATGCGCTGGCCTTCTTCCTGCCGACGATCATCTCCGGATTCGAGGCTCAGTTCGGCACCAAGTTCGGCGTCCTGGAGAAGGGGCTGATCACGGCGGTGCCCTACCTGCCGGCGGCGTTCGCGCTGTATTTCTGGAGCCAGGACGCTTCGAAGCGTGGTGTGCAATGGTGGCACGTCGGGGTCCCGGCCTTGGTCGGAGCGCTGTCGATCCCGGTGGCGCTGACGATGGGATCGCCGGCCATGACGATCGCCACGATCACCATCACGGCCTGTGCCATCTTCTCGGCGCTTCCCAACTTCTGGGCGATCCCGGCGCGCTTCCTGTCAGGCGCCGGTGCCGCAGCGGGCATCGCGCTGATCAACACGGTCGGCAATGCCGCCGGCTTCGCCGCGCCTTTCATTACCGGCGCTGTGAAGGATGCCACGGGATCCTACCAGATCTCGATGCTGGTGGTCGGCGGCGTGATGCTGGTGTCGGCGATCGTCGTATATCTGGTTGGCCGCAGCGCCGAGCCGGTAGCCCTGCGCGCTGGATCCGGCGCCTAGCGGTTAGCCCATGCCGACCGGCGTCGCTGTCCGCGGCAAGCCGGCCGGAACAATCTCGCAGCGCTCCCATTCAGGGGCGCTGCATCGTTGGAGACAGCCATGACTTCCTTCAAACGCATCGAAGCCGACTACCTGCTGGAAACGGCCTTCGATCCCCGCAAGGCCGCCGAGACCATGGCCGGCGAGCAGTCGAGCGGCACGTTCGTTGCGGTGCCGGGAGAGACGCCGGAATTGAAAGAACGCGCCGCCGCGCGCGTCGAAGCCCTGGAGATCGTCGGCACCGCCGACCGGATGGCATTGCCCGGCGCGAGTCGCCCGGCAGACTCCACCGCCATCCGGCAGGCGCGGGTGACGCTGTCATGGCCCATCGACAACATCGGCCCGTCGCTTCCCAATCTGATGGCCACGGTCGCCGGCAATCTGTTCGAACTGAAGCAGGCGTCCGGGTTGCGTCTGCTGGACATCCGGCTGCCGGACGTTTTTGCCGACGCCTATCCCGGCCCGAAGTTCGGCGTCGCCGGCACCCGCGCCCTGACCGGCGTGGCCAACGGACCGCTGATCGGGTCGATCGTGAAGCCGTCGGTCGGCTTCGGGCCGGTCGAGACCGCCCAGCTTGTCTCGGTGCTGTGCGAGGCCGGCATCGATTTCGTCAAGGATGACGAGTTGCAGTCGGACGGTCCGGCCTGTCCGTTCGAGGATCGCGTGCGGGCGGTCATGGAGGTGGTCGACCGGCACGCCGACCGCACGGGAAAGAAGGTGATGATCGCCTTCAACCTGACCGGCGACCTCGACCAGATGCGCCGGCGCCATGATTTCGTCGTGGCGCAGGGCGGCACCTGCATCATGGCAAGTCTCAACTCGGTCGGTCTGGTCGGCATGATCGAGTTGGGACGGCACACGCAACTGCCGATCCATGCGCATCGCAACGGCTGGGGCTATCTCGGCCGTCACCCGCTGCTCGGCTGGTCCTATGTGGCGTGGCAGAAGTTCTGGCGGCTGGCCGGCGCCGACCACATGCATGTGAATGGCCTGCAGAGCAAATTCTACGAAGACGATGACAGCGTCATCGCTTCGGCGAAAGCCTGCCTCACGCCGATGTTCGCGCACAAGCCGTGCCTGGCGATGCCGGTGTTTTCGTCCGGCCAGTCGGCGCGGCAGGCACCGGCGACCTTTCAGGGGCTGGGCTCCGGCGATCTGATCGTGACCGCGGGCGGCGGCATCATGGCCCATCCCGATGGCCCGGCGGCCGGCGTCACCAGCCTTCGCTGCGCCTACGAGGCGGCGATGGCCGGCATCCCGCTCGAGGTCCATGCGCGCAGCCATCCGGCGTTGGCCAAGGCCCTTGCGGGCTCCTTCGCATGACCGGCCTTGCGGCTCCGCGTGCGCTGCCCGACGGGCTGCTGCTCGGCTTCTACGGCGACGACTTCACCGGTTCGACATCGACCATGGAGGTGATGTCGTTCGCCGGCCTGCCGACGGCGCTGTTCCTGGATGCGCCGACGCCCGAACGCCTGAAACGTTTTGCCGGTTACCGCGGGGTCGGCATTGCCGGCATTGCGAGGTCGCAGACGCCGGACTGGATGGACGCCCATCTGCCGGGACTATTCGCCGCGCTGGCAGCCCTGCATGCGCCGGTGGTGCACTACAAGATCTGCTCGACACTGGATTCGGCGCCGCATGTCGGATCGATCGGCCGCGCCATCGATATCGCTGCCGGCGTGTTTGCGGAGGGCTGGACTCCATTCGTCGTCGCGGCGCCGGCGATCGGGCGCTACCAGGCCTTCGGCAACCTGTTCGCCGCGGTGGCAGGAACTGCGCACCGGCTGGATCGCCATCCGGTGATGGCCCGCCATCCGGTGACGCCCATGGACGAGGCCGACGTGCGTCGCCATCTCGCACGCCAGACCAGCCGGCCGATGGGTCTGGTCGATCTCGTTTCCACGAAGCAGGGCCGCGGTGACGCCGTTCTCGCGCATGAACTGGCGCAGGGCGCGCGCATCGTTGCGCTCGACGTCGTCGACGAGGAGACGCTGATCGAGGCCGGCCGCCTGATCTGGGAACGTGGCGGACGGCCCGTGTTCGCCGTCGGATCGCAGGGCGTCGAATACGCGCTGGTGGCGTATTGGCAGGCCTGCGGCCTGCTCGACAAGGCGGACGAGCGCGCCGTTCGCAGCGGCGTCGACCGCATCGCCTGCGTGTCAGGTTCCTGTTCGCCGGTGACCGCCGGGCAGATCGCCCATGCCTGCGACAACGGCTTCGCCGCGCTGCGGATCGATGCCACGCGCGCGGTGGATCCGGATGACTGGGCGCGGGCGATCGGACAGGCCGCGGACGACGCGCTGGCGGCCATCGGCCGGGGACGCGATCCGCTCATCTTTACGGCCGCCGGCCCCGACGACCCCGGCGTCGCCGCGCTCGGCGCCGCCATCGCCACCAGCGGCAGCGCCAGCGGCGCGGTCAACGATCGCATCGGCAAGGGGCTCGGGCAGTTGCTCGACCAGGTGATGCGCAAGGCGCGGCTGCGCCGCTGCGTGGTCGCCGGCGGCGACACGTCCGGCCACGCGACGCTCGCCATGGGCATCTACGCGCTGACCGCGCTGGCGCCGATTGCGCCGGGTGCCCCGCTGTGCCGCGCCTATGCCGACGATCCGTCCTGCGACGGCCGCGAGATCGCGCTCAAGGGCGGACAGATCGGGGCGCCCGACTACTTCTCCGCCGTCAAACGCGGCTGAGAGCCGGACGGTCGGCGCCACGTGCAGCGCATCTGCGCGTCATAGCCGCGCGTGTCGCTCAAATTCCGATTTGAATGTCAAACAGCCAAGCTCTGCCGTTCTCGCGGCGCCGATGGCGTCCGAGGTATGAGCAGTTCTCCCCTCGGGACATGAGGGGAGCGGCGCGCCGGCAGGCGCGGTTGTGGTGGTTGGGACGCGGTCCATCTTGCGATGGATCGCGGCGCCTGCCGGCGCGCCACCGCGGGATTTATGGCTGAGGGACCGTTCTTCCGGGACAGTTTCCGGCGGGATTTCCCCGCGTTGCCACTGTCCACGTCCAGCCGGCAAAGAGCGGCAGAGCCCCGTAGTGGGCCCGGACGGTGACCTCCAGCCTCCCGGGGCGTGCTTGCGAGGCACGCGCGCGGGACACCGCATCCTGCTCCACTCTCAAGACGCCTCATGACAGCGCCTCTCGTTGAGCAGGACGGAACGGATTATAGGTCGAAATAGGATAATAATCGAATAAAAGTTGAGACGGTGCCGTGGCGAGCAGGTGTGCCGGGGCGCGCCGGCGTGACCCATGGGCCAGCGGCCGCTCAAATCCGGATCTTGCGCAAACATTCGGCAAGGCTTGCTTAAATATTTGACTTTGAATAATAGCAAAGTTGTTTAGCAATATACGGGCAAAGGAGCGTATGGTCCGGCCGCCGATCCCACCGTCTTCTTCGCGGGCGATGGAGGCTCGGGAAGTGACCGGGGGCGCGGCGCAAAGCGATCGTCGATATTGACGATGCATCGAGCGTGGCAACGGCGCGCGCTGCGCGGGACGGAGGCCGGCGATAGATGGGGAATGCGGCCTGTTGCCGTTCGGTCGCTCAAACATTGTAAGCAAGATATTTGGTATGACGGCTCAAACCGAAAAGCGCGCATGATCGTACAGCAGGTTATCAACGGGCTTATGCTAGGTGGAATTTATGTGCTGATCGCTGTGGCGTTCACGCTGGCGGTCGGTGTTCTGAAGTTCCTTAATTTTTCGATTCCTGGCACGTTCATGATCGGCGGCATGATGTCGTGGGCGATGCTCAAGGTCGGCTGGCACTGGAGCGTCTCCTTCGGTGCAGCGTTCTTGTGCGCCGGTTTCGTCGGGCTGCTGGTGTACTGGTTGACGTACCGTCCGGCCAAGAACAGCGACCCGGAAGTGCCCCTTGTCAGCTCGCTCGGTTTCCTTGTGTTGCTGGAAAACATTGCGATTATCTATCTCGGCTCCGACCAACAGTCGTTCCCGCAGGTGATCGGCGACTTCAACATGCGGATCGGTCCGGTGGTGCTCGGCGGGGCGCAGCTCATCAGCCTGATCATCTCGCTCGGCGTCGTGTTCGGTCTTTCGATCTTCCTGAAGAAGAGCAATGCCGGGCGCCGCATTCGTGCCATCGCCGAGAGCCGCGATACGGCCGCGCTGCTCGGGGTCAACGTCGGCGCGCTGGTGCCGCAGCTGTTCGTCTTCAACGCGCTGTTCACTGCCCTTGGCGGCATCCTGTTTGCGATCAGCTACCTGCAGGTCTCGCCGTTCATGGGCGAAAATCTCGGCTTCAAGGGCGTCAGCGCCATGATCGTCGGTGGGATGGGCAGCATCTGGGGCGCGATCATCGGCGGGTTGCTGATCGGTCTCGTCGAGGTGCTGTCGATCCAGTCGCTCGGCTCGGACTTCGTCAATATCTGCGTCTACGGATTGTTGCTCCTGCTGCTGATCGTCCGCCCCGAAGGGCTGCTCGGCAAGCCGGCGGCCAGGGATAAATTGTGATGAGCGGCTATCATCTCGGCATCCTCGTTCTGCTGTCGTTCAACGTGATCGCCGCTTACGCTGTATATCTGCCGCTGGCGGCGGGACAACTCAATCTCGGCATTGCCGGCTTCATGGTGGTCGGCGCCTATGCGGCGTCATACCTGACCAACGAGATGGGCTTTCCAGTCGTCGGTGCCATTGCTTGCGGCGGTGCGCTCGCCGCGGCCGTGGCGCTGCTGGTGGCTATCCCGATCCTCCGCACTCACGGCATCTATCTGGCGCTGGCGACCTTCGCGCTGGGGCAGGTGATCGCGGCGATCTTCCTCAACCTGGATGTGGTTGGCGGTGCCTCCGGCTATCCGGTCACCGCGCATGTCGGTGCGGTCGCGGTGATAGGCACCGCGGTCGGCGTCATCGGCTTCATGGCGCTGCTGTCCACCACGCGGTTCGCGCTCTATCTCACCGCGGTGAAGAGCGACCCGCTGGTGTCGGACCTGATGGGCATCAACATCCGCGCGATCAAGGTGGCCGCGTTCACGGTCGGCGCCGCGGTGGCGGCGATCGGCGGCGGGCTGTACGCGCACTATTTCAACTACATCGAGGCGCAGTATTTCAGCGTGATGCTGAGCGTCTATACGGTGCTCTATGTCCTGCTTGGCGGCACCCAGACTGTTTGGGGGCCGCTGGTCGGCGCGTTGATCTTCACGCTGATGCCGGAACTGCTGCGCGCCAGCGCGCAGTGGCGCTATGCGCTGTTTGCGATCTTCATCATCCTGTTCATGGCGGTCAGGCCGCAGGGCCTGATCACCGCTGGCTTCGGGAAATATCTGCGTCGGCAGTTCGTCCGGGAGGCCGCGTGATGGCCGCGCCATTTCTGTCGGTGAAGGGCCTCGGCAAGTCGTTCGGAGGCCTCAGCGTCATCCGTGACCTGTCCTTCGACGTCACCAAGGGGACCTCGATGGCGCTGATCGGCCCCAACGGTGCAGGCAAGACCACGGTCTTCAACCTGATCAGCGGCGTCTATGCCGTCAGCAACGGCAGCATCGCGCTCGACGGCCGCGACATGACCGCGGTGCCGTCGCGCCGACGCATCCAGGCCGGCATCGCGCGCAGCTTCCAGAACATCCGGCTAATGTCGCACTTGACCGTTCTGGACAATCTGCTGGTCGGCCAGCACGTGCGGGCGTCGGGTCTGATGGATCTGCTGCAGCCGTTCCGGCTGATCCCGAACCACCGCTGGATTCGCGGCGCGATGCGCGAGCTGGAAGAATGCGGGTTGCAGAAATACGCCCACGAGCGGATCAGCGCGCTGCCCTACGGCATTCGCAAGCGCATCGATCTGGTGCGGGCCACGCTGGCGTCGTCGTCGCTGCTGATGCTGGATGAGCCGGCCGCAGGGCTGAACGCGACCGAAACGGCGGAGCTGAAGCAGCATCTCGACCTGCTGAAATCCCGTGGCGTGACGCTGCTGGTCATCGAGCACGACATGCATTTCGTCAGCGCGATCTGCAGTCAGGTGGTGGTGCTGAATTTCGGCGGGAAGATTGCCGAGGGCTCGTTCTCCGACGTGCAGACCGACCCGCGGGTGCGCGAAGCCTATCTGGGCACGGAGGACGCGGCATGAGCCAGCCCCTGCTCGAAGTCTCCAACCTGACGGTATCCTACGGCCGGGTGGCCGCGCTGCGCGACGTGACGCTGCGCGTCGGCGACGGACAGATCGTGGCCGTGCTGGGCGCCAACGGCGCGGGCAAGAGCACGTTGCTGCTCAGCATTCTCGGCGCGCTGAAACCATCCGGCGGTGACATCTATTTCGCCGGTGCGCGGATGACCGCGCAGCCGATGCACCGCCGGGTCGGCGCCGGCATCGTGCTGGTGCCGGAAGGCCGCCAGATCCTCATCTCCCTGACTATCGAGGAAAACCTGCTGCTCGGCGCGCACCTGCGCAAGGACACCCAGGCCGTCCGCCGCGAGATCGAGGCGATCTATGACCGCTTCCCCAACCTCGCCAGCCGCAAGGACATGCTCGCCTCCAGCCTGTCCGGCGGCGAGCAGCAGATGCTGGCGGTCGGGCGAGCGATGCTGGCCAGGCCGAAGCTGATGATGATGGACGAGCCGTCGCTCGGCCTGTCGCCGCTGTTCATCAGCCGGCTGTTCGACCTGATCAGGGAGTTCAACCGCGACGGTCTCAGCATCCTCCTGATCGAGCAGAACACCGGGAAAGCGCTGTCTGTCGCGCATCATGCCGTGGTGCTCGAACTCGGTCGCGTCGTGCTCGAGGGCGATCCATCAGAACTCGCCAGGGACCCGCGGCTGCAGGAGGCCTATCTCGGCGGCGCCACGACGGATCACCAATCCGCATGAACCTATCCGATCCCACTTCCAACCAGAGAAAGTCCGATCATGAATCGTAAAGTCCTGCTTGCCGTGACTGCACTGATGCTGGGGAGCACCGCTCATGCCAGCGCCGAAGACCTCGTCATCGGCTTCACCATGGCCAAGACCGGCCCGTTTGTGAGCTTGGCGTCGAACAACGAGATCGCGGTCGACATGGCGGTGGACGAGATCAACGCCGCTGGCGGCATCAACGGCAACAAGATCAAGGTCGTGAAGTTCGACAGTGCCGGCGATCCGAAGCAGTCGGTTCTGGCCGTGCAGCAGTTCGCCCAGGACAACAATGCGCTCGCTGTGGTCGGTCCGTTCTCCTCCGGCGAGGCACGCGTCGCCTTCGCGGCCGGCGAGCGTCTCGGCATCGTGTCCATGTCGATGTCGTCCTCGGCCCCGGCATCGCCGCGCCGTTCAAATACGCCTTCCGCAACACCGTCGATGAGGGCGTGGTGATCGGCACCGTGCTGAAGTCGCTGGTCGCCCGGAAGCTACCGGCGTCCTCCGCCGCCATCGCCTACGCCACCGACGATGCCGTCTCCAAGTCGGTCGGCACCGCGGTGCTGCCCGGCCTTTTCACGGAAGCCAAGATCCCCCTCAAGGGTTCTGTCGATTTCCAGTACAAGGCGTTCGACCTGTCGCCGCAGGTGTCGCAGCTGGCGCAGATGAAAGCCGACGTGATCGGCTTCGGCGCTCCGCCGGAAGCGATGATCAATCTCGCCAAGGAAATGAAGCGCCAGGGCGTGACCGGGCGCCTGATCGCCGGGACCACCGTGGCCGATCCGGACCTGCCCGCGCGGTTCGGCGATGCCGGCGAAGGCACTCTAATCGGCACCACGTTCTATGACGACCTCAACGACGCCACCCGCAAGTTCGTCAAGGATTTCGGCGAACGCGCCACCAAGGCCGGCAGCAGCCGCAAGGTACCGAACCAGAGCGACGCCTCGTCCTATGACATCGTCTACATGTATGCAGAAGCGATGAAGAAGGGCAAAGTGACCGGCGCGCCGGCCAAGGTCGCCGAGGAGCGCACCGCGATCCGCGATCAGCTGCGCGCCCAGAAGGACCTGCCGACGGTGGAAGGCAAGATCACCTTCGGCGAGAACGGCGACTCCGTGAAGCCGATCTACGTCATCGAGGCCCGCGGCGGGCGCTGGAACCTGTTCGACGCCGGCGGCGCCAAGTAAGCCGCGCAGGTTGCGATTGGTGCGGGAAGCCTCGCGGTTTCCCGCTGCGCGCTCAGGCAGGCACGGTGAGGCAGGCATGGGTCGATCGCCGCATCGACGAGATCCGGTCGACCTATTTCGCCGATTTCTGCTGGACCAGTTTGTAATCGATCAGCCGGATCGCCTCGTCGGCGTCCTCGACCATGGCGGACATCAATTTGCGAAACCTGTCGAAATCGCTCACTGTCAGGCTCCGAAACAGCATGTCGTTGACCGGCCGCTGCACCGTCGCAAGTTCGTTGAGCAGCGCCCGGGCCTTTGGCGAGATGGTGAGGACGACGCGACGGCGGTCGGCGGCGTCTGTCTCCTTTTCCACCAGTCCGTTCGTCACCAGTTTCTTGATTTCGATGGTGATGAAGGCGCCGCTGAAATGGAGGTGGGCGGCAATCTGGTTGACGCC
It encodes the following:
- a CDS encoding four-carbon acid sugar kinase family protein encodes the protein MTGLAAPRALPDGLLLGFYGDDFTGSTSTMEVMSFAGLPTALFLDAPTPERLKRFAGYRGVGIAGIARSQTPDWMDAHLPGLFAALAALHAPVVHYKICSTLDSAPHVGSIGRAIDIAAGVFAEGWTPFVVAAPAIGRYQAFGNLFAAVAGTAHRLDRHPVMARHPVTPMDEADVRRHLARQTSRPMGLVDLVSTKQGRGDAVLAHELAQGARIVALDVVDEETLIEAGRLIWERGGRPVFAVGSQGVEYALVAYWQACGLLDKADERAVRSGVDRIACVSGSCSPVTAGQIAHACDNGFAALRIDATRAVDPDDWARAIGQAADDALAAIGRGRDPLIFTAAGPDDPGVAALGAAIATSGSASGAVNDRIGKGLGQLLDQVMRKARLRRCVVAGGDTSGHATLAMGIYALTALAPIAPGAPLCRAYADDPSCDGREIALKGGQIGAPDYFSAVKRG
- a CDS encoding ABC transporter substrate-binding protein — its product is MNRKVLLAVTALMLGSTAHASAEDLVIGFTMAKTGPFVSLASNNEIAVDMAVDEINAAGGINGNKIKVVKFDSAGDPKQSVLAVQQFAQDNNALAVVGPFSSGEARVAFAAGERLGIVSMSMSSSAPASPRRSNTPSATPSMRAW
- a CDS encoding branched-chain amino acid ABC transporter permease, with protein sequence MHRAWQRRALRGTEAGDRWGMRPVAVRSLKHCKQDIWYDGSNRKARMIVQQVINGLMLGGIYVLIAVAFTLAVGVLKFLNFSIPGTFMIGGMMSWAMLKVGWHWSVSFGAAFLCAGFVGLLVYWLTYRPAKNSDPEVPLVSSLGFLVLLENIAIIYLGSDQQSFPQVIGDFNMRIGPVVLGGAQLISLIISLGVVFGLSIFLKKSNAGRRIRAIAESRDTAALLGVNVGALVPQLFVFNALFTALGGILFAISYLQVSPFMGENLGFKGVSAMIVGGMGSIWGAIIGGLLIGLVEVLSIQSLGSDFVNICVYGLLLLLLIVRPEGLLGKPAARDKL
- a CDS encoding branched-chain amino acid ABC transporter permease; translation: MSGYHLGILVLLSFNVIAAYAVYLPLAAGQLNLGIAGFMVVGAYAASYLTNEMGFPVVGAIACGGALAAAVALLVAIPILRTHGIYLALATFALGQVIAAIFLNLDVVGGASGYPVTAHVGAVAVIGTAVGVIGFMALLSTTRFALYLTAVKSDPLVSDLMGINIRAIKVAAFTVGAAVAAIGGGLYAHYFNYIEAQYFSVMLSVYTVLYVLLGGTQTVWGPLVGALIFTLMPELLRASAQWRYALFAIFIILFMAVRPQGLITAGFGKYLRRQFVREAA
- a CDS encoding ABC transporter substrate-binding protein — translated: MVIGTVLKSLVARKLPASSAAIAYATDDAVSKSVGTAVLPGLFTEAKIPLKGSVDFQYKAFDLSPQVSQLAQMKADVIGFGAPPEAMINLAKEMKRQGVTGRLIAGTTVADPDLPARFGDAGEGTLIGTTFYDDLNDATRKFVKDFGERATKAGSSRKVPNQSDASSYDIVYMYAEAMKKGKVTGAPAKVAEERTAIRDQLRAQKDLPTVEGKITFGENGDSVKPIYVIEARGGRWNLFDAGGAK
- a CDS encoding ABC transporter ATP-binding protein — translated: MAAPFLSVKGLGKSFGGLSVIRDLSFDVTKGTSMALIGPNGAGKTTVFNLISGVYAVSNGSIALDGRDMTAVPSRRRIQAGIARSFQNIRLMSHLTVLDNLLVGQHVRASGLMDLLQPFRLIPNHRWIRGAMRELEECGLQKYAHERISALPYGIRKRIDLVRATLASSSLLMLDEPAAGLNATETAELKQHLDLLKSRGVTLLVIEHDMHFVSAICSQVVVLNFGGKIAEGSFSDVQTDPRVREAYLGTEDAA
- a CDS encoding ABC transporter ATP-binding protein, with protein sequence MSQPLLEVSNLTVSYGRVAALRDVTLRVGDGQIVAVLGANGAGKSTLLLSILGALKPSGGDIYFAGARMTAQPMHRRVGAGIVLVPEGRQILISLTIEENLLLGAHLRKDTQAVRREIEAIYDRFPNLASRKDMLASSLSGGEQQMLAVGRAMLARPKLMMMDEPSLGLSPLFISRLFDLIREFNRDGLSILLIEQNTGKALSVAHHAVVLELGRVVLEGDPSELARDPRLQEAYLGGATTDHQSA